The genomic DNA GAACACGGAAAACACGACgcgaatgccaggtctacttTCGATGCTGAACAATTTATCTTTTGGTCTTTCTTATACAAAATGATATCTTAACAAGGAatggtattcattttcactttaagtgagaggttttaggttcgatttttgccaaatgcgaatttaaatcatattattgctagcctattgtgaggctaaatccACCCCCCCTCCCCTATAGTGTAGATAGTATCGATtgttttgaaaggaaaaaaaaaaaaaaacaaggggtGAAAAATAAATTTGGGTTATAAATCTACACTAGCAATAATAATTTAGTACGTATACAACTTATCATATATCAAAGTTGAATCTAAAGTATTGAAAGTAATATGTAGCTGTAGTTCACTGCTACATAACAAATCTTCAGATTTATGAGTGGTATCAACTGGTCTTATTGTGCCAATTTGATCGCAATTGCATGCTCAAATTTCGCAACTATCCGACATTGAAATATGAGAGAAAATGAAGACCAGGGGGCATTACCTAATTTTAGTTGTTcgaattttattaatttcaaattaaaaagggttaaggGAAAGGACCTGGCTTttattgtaacatcccgtcccgaaactaaagaaacgtacatttaaatttacgttattacccctagttcgttcgTGTACaattagttttgtgttgtgtgatgtggtgggaccacacacactcatacactctcttttctcccgggattctctccctcattccctcactctttgtctctctgtctctctctctctctctctcttcctccccgagttcaccttcttcttcttcctctacacacggacacacatacaaacctaatcaaatcttcaccaaacaagaaaccaagaccaccatcgtgttcgtggagctgagaggagttcaaaggtgccattttcaggtaaggatatcgttgttttcacgtcgtttcaacgaggtccgattattgcactgttcatgcaaacctaatctagcttgttttaggagattctaagcttgtagatgtgtttgtgaggtcccaaggagcctcggagtggttcgttgggtgaatttggacgtcgggatcgtcctgtacgaagttggccgattcttgaagttgaagacaggtatgatctagcaatttttaggccttaaaactagtctaacgttgttctactagtcctaggcttcattttggtataaagaacgtgaaatttggttgaaaaacgaaggagaaaacaaggtttgaaaattacccagttttccggcgccgtcgccggcgccggaggttcgccggagaagaaagaggaatattccgttaagtctaacggaatattcctaacggcagtggacggaatctggttagatttgacggaatattccgtcagttaacggaatattcctgacggcgtctgttgacaccgtcagtgtgcagtgcacgtgggccgcgcgtgggggcgcgtaggtccgtgcggggtcaggcgcgtgggggcgcgtgcgtggtccaaaaatttttctaaaaatatgggtgtgatcctgaggttgtgtagatcacattggtatattcatttgtccaatttgagcaatgtatgagaagttattacgagaagttgcttaggtgcttttaaattaatgttttcgtaactttgtcgcgtataggtgattcgttttccgaggacgagcgtacacactcgaggcaggggggctacgacccttctaattatcagtgagtgggcttttgttttccgtatatacctatatacatattaattcccagaaattaaatagaaaaggttattgttttatgccatgcattatatgaatattgtttacgcatcattacatgtattattggtgacatacatacatatatacatgtgtatttggtgctgtggatgcacaggtaagtgccaggtaagcggtattcaggtggttatacattcctgtttattatgcaatagtagttgaaatgcttagagagctcataatctgcacccccggtgttagtgctcccgtccagggccagggcacagccttcacgtgtatgttcaccagcaccgcatgctcgtcttggatccaagttaggtgcaagcctgtcgtagagatcacattaggtggttccgacttgtaggtgacccgcgatttatcgcacagcttcacgtgatcgtagcactagagcatacatatatattacacccagcttgtcgtgcagaccacgttaggtggttccgactcgtgtgcagattcagtgattgagttgagcgtggagctctaggtgcagcggtacatgtcacgttaggtgactcccggctgccagattatatgttgttgatgtgatttacgcttgagcatttacatttattatgagattctattgtggcatattctcaagcatgaatagcatattgtgagcatgaatggcatatcatgggacatgattgacatatctatacatacgtatatatgttcattttctgggaagtatacaggttttacggcgaggggttagaacgtattttgctaaagagttttcaaagaactttgtttttgcccactcacgcttttgtttttgcgcccctccaggttctagtggtctagaaggttcggtggttttccccagagggcgtcccggcaatttctgacagacactcaccattgtagggtcaccttcgggtgtacatatgtcgtatcttttccttttggactgttgtagacttgctctgaattgtgtctcacatacactagtactttgtatgttattaggtttttaattattcgtacttttatattaccttcttaattagcttccgcacgcgcacatggttacgtcaccttcgtgtgacggccagcacgccctgatctcggtcgcgGTGTGTCATTTATGCCCTCTCATTTTCCATACATTTttatcccctcctatttgtgcagtcacggttaagttacgttaacattttatatcactattgttttttgtcttattatctctataaaaaaatcaatataaaatgttaacgtggtttaACTTTGACCGTAGAAAATAGAAGGGCATGAGAGTGTATGAGAACTGGGAGGGCAGAGCAACCGGTTCCTAAAGGAAAACTTAAAGTGGAGTACAAATTCAACGAAAATTTAGGCGCATGACTAGTCTATTGGCATTTtgcttcatttataagtgagagtgAGTTCGATACACATGGATGGTGAGTATGTAGAATATTATTGAGTTAAATGTCTAGTTATGATTACatcattgtgtgacttagccTATTGTCTCCTCttccaaaaagaaaatgtttggccataaataaaaagaaggcCTGGTGTGAGCCTTCCTATTTTATTTACGCAAAAGTCGCACGACTTTGACCTACCAACTTTGAAGCCCAAACCAAGGCTAAGACGACCATCTCACTTCTCTCCAACTTGTTCGAGGCTTCGGACATAAATCTCTTTGAAATGTGTTTGCCACACATACGACCAGGGCCTGGTATATCTTGCCCCCTTAAATGTACATGTATGCGTTATCTGACACACTAAGGTCACTACTGAGGTAGTGCTAACCGCCTCAAGACACAATTGAAGGCCACCTACCAAGAATTATAGTCACTGTCATCACCTAATGACTGATCTACCCTGCTTCAGCTTAGCGATATGATCGAGGTTGCTCTTTCTCCCCAGCCTATAAATTAAATAGAGGCTTTCAAGCTCAAGATCTTCGTCAAATTCAATCTCTATGATTAAACAAAATCTTGAATGATTCTTCAATCAACCCAACTGTTTTTCAACACAAACCCATTTGATCTTTAGCAAAACTTTCTTAGCTCTTCAACTACAATCTCAAAGTCTTCCTTCAAAGAAAACACCACCTATACGATCCCTGATATTTAAAACTTTTACAGCTCTGCCATCCCATAGTATGATTCAATTGCTCTGCAATTCATAACACCCTGACTTCTTCTCTGAGACGCATGTTTTGTACTAAGTCATATCAGACACCAGCGATCTTGGTGaatttctctagcattaccTCACCTTTATGGGCCTGATCTTGCTAGAGTTTTACTACTTTCTTTATACTTTCAGTTAATTTACATTTCAAGTTATGTAGCTCAATCCATCTGCCTAAATTTTACTTTTGTGAACATTTGTTATGAAATTATATACATTTTGATTCTCGTTCTAGTTTTTATTTCGCTTTCATTTACTTTTTAGGCTAGCATACACAAAGTTATACTAAATTTTAAGTCCTCGTTCGCTCGAGGCACATAAAGAATTTGACTAAACCAACATCCCACTCGGTGCTCAATCATTTAGTTAAGAAATCAGATTAACACACaacttacacacacacactcaaacaaaattttgtctgaTGGCAGCTCTGGCATGCATATTCTCTattctctcattctctcgaACTGTCTCGTGGCATTGAGATAAAAAGCAACATTCGGAGCAAATATGTGTTAAACCTCGTGCCTAAACATCGTCTGAATTTTGGGCCCCCAGAAAATCCTCTTCTTTTAGAGTACCATGACTTTCATTTTTCCAATTGCAGCCTTCAATTTTCCCACCTTCTAGAATGCCATTAAATTTGACCCCAAAACAAAAAGGTGCTGTAATCAAAAGTCTCAGTTTCCATTTCTTTTATTGACTTTCCTCTATTCCAATCGAGTATGTCCAATATACTTAACACGCTTTGGCGTATATACCTTCATATAACCAACCTCAACGCCAAGTCGTCTCTCCATAAACAAAAGATCACAGGTGTTCATCGACATCCAACATTTCTCCGATCATGAAAGAAGCAGAAGCCGGCGAACGATTATTAGCATACGCTGATCCATCTCCGTCAGCGTATTCTAATCGCGACCTAATAGCGTCCGATAATCCAGCTGCTGCGATCATCAGCCCTCACTTCTGTAGTTCCCATTCTATGGATCTTGCAATTGTCAGAAAAGTTTTAACGATACGTGAAGGCAACTTTGTAGTCGCCGATATCACTGGTAACATGATTTTTAAAGTACGAGGATCTCTTTTTTTCAGCCTTCATGACCGCCGAGTCTTGCTTGACACTGCCGGGTATCCTATTATTACTCTAAGAAAAAAGGTATGGCCTTCTATTAAGGGTAATTTGTTATATCATACATGTCCTAGATTCGCAAATCAAATCCATATACCAACTATATTTGCTTCTCGATTTAAATGATGTATAGATTACTTGTTGAGAGTGAATCTCACATTGGAAAAATTAGAGATCTTGTATGTACTTATAAATAATTGAGTTATTTCATATATTACCAATTGATTTCATGATAGAACCCAACTTTTGTCATGGTATCAGAACGAATTGTCCTTCGTGTGAAGCACAATAGCCACACGTACTCCACGTCTCGCTATTTGTGTTGTGCGTGTAATTCGCCACATAAGGAGACATGTTTAGGATGAATCTCACATCTTAACCTTATTTGCTTATATGCAATTGGACTACTCTCTAtgttgccaattagttttatagtgaAACCATAACTTTTCTCGTTAGCAAAGAATCTGAAAGAGAAGATGTCGAAAGTTTGTTCTTTTTACTGAAGTTGACTTACTgaattgccaattagttttataatgAAACCATAACTTTCCTCGTTAGCGAAGAATTTGAACGAGAAGATATCGAAAGTTTGTTCTTTTTACTGAAGTCGACTTACTGATTCATAAGTTTTATGGTGTATATATAGTTGACGAGTGCACACGACAGATGGCAAGTTTATAGAGGGGATAGCAAAGAAACCAGGGATCTCATCTTCAGTGCTAAGAAATCTTCAGTCGTCCAATTTAAGACCACATTGGATGTTTTCTTAGCACATAACATTACAGAGGATGCACCAGACTTCAAGGTCAAAGGAAGTTGGCATGAACAATCCTGTTTCATATACGGGGGAAACTCCTCCACCATCGTCGCCCAAGTAATTAAGAttgatttcattaatttttgttatgatACGTTAGTATTTTAATTAATGCAATGTTAATTTGGCAATCATATACTTAATTATTTCCTGCAATCACTTTGTAGATGCATAAGAAGCACACAGTTCAAAGCGTGCTGTTTGGAAAGGACAATTT from Pyrus communis chromosome 17, drPyrComm1.1, whole genome shotgun sequence includes the following:
- the LOC137723368 gene encoding protein LURP-one-related 10-like; translation: MKEAEAGERLLAYADPSPSAYSNRDLIASDNPAAAIISPHFCSSHSMDLAIVRKVLTIREGNFVVADITGNMIFKVRGSLFFSLHDRRVLLDTAGYPIITLRKKLTSAHDRWQVYRGDSKETRDLIFSAKKSSVVQFKTTLDVFLAHNITEDAPDFKVKGSWHEQSCFIYGGNSSTIVAQMHKKHTVQSVLFGKDNFMVTVYPGIDQAFIVALIVILDEINW